The following coding sequences lie in one Chelonia mydas isolate rCheMyd1 chromosome 6, rCheMyd1.pri.v2, whole genome shotgun sequence genomic window:
- the ERH gene encoding enhancer of rudimentary homolog isoform X2, with translation MSMSHTILLVQPTKRPEGRTYADYESVNECMEGVCKMYEEHLKRMNPNSPSITYDISQLFDFIDDLADLSCLVYRADTQTYQPYNKDWIKEKIYVLLRRQAQQASK, from the exons ATGTCTATG TCTCACACAATTTTGCTTGTTCAGCCTACTAAGAGGCCAGAAGGGAGAACATATGCCGACTATGAATCGGTGAATGAGTGCATGGAAG GAGTTTGTAAAATGTATGAAGAACATCTGAAGAGAATGAATCCCAACAGCCCATCCATTACATATGACATCAGCCAGTTGTTTGATTTTATTGATGACCTGGCAGACCTCAGTTGTCTTGT tTACCGTGCTGACACTCAGACATACCAACCCTACAATAAAGACTGGATAAAGGAGAAGATCTACGTCCTCCTccgcaggcaggctcagcaagcaAGCAAATAA
- the ERH gene encoding enhancer of rudimentary homolog isoform X1: MPLSKMTTKVSKNCAIVPLPAYATPVTLCLVVFSREFLSRPGGALVWSRDVYGRELRAGWRLVECFRLAQGIAGDRWELLVRDRHSQRGCGERVAMSHTILLVQPTKRPEGRTYADYESVNECMEGVCKMYEEHLKRMNPNSPSITYDISQLFDFIDDLADLSCLVYRADTQTYQPYNKDWIKEKIYVLLRRQAQQASK, encoded by the exons ATGCCCCTATCAAAGATGACTACTAAAGTCTCAAAGAACTGCGCCATTGTGCCCCTTCCGGCATACGCAACGCCGGTGACGCTTTGCCTTGTGGTATTCTCGCGAGAGTTCCTCTCTCGCCCTGGAGGCGCTCTGGTCTGGTCCCGGGATGTCTATGGTAGGGAACTAAGGGCTGGTTGGCGGTTGGTGGAGTGTTTCCGGTTAGCGCAGGGGATTGCGGGTGACCGTTGGGAACTGTTAGTTCGGGACCGTCACAGTCAGCGGGGCTGTGGAGAACGAGTCGCCATG TCTCACACAATTTTGCTTGTTCAGCCTACTAAGAGGCCAGAAGGGAGAACATATGCCGACTATGAATCGGTGAATGAGTGCATGGAAG GAGTTTGTAAAATGTATGAAGAACATCTGAAGAGAATGAATCCCAACAGCCCATCCATTACATATGACATCAGCCAGTTGTTTGATTTTATTGATGACCTGGCAGACCTCAGTTGTCTTGT tTACCGTGCTGACACTCAGACATACCAACCCTACAATAAAGACTGGATAAAGGAGAAGATCTACGTCCTCCTccgcaggcaggctcagcaagcaAGCAAATAA